From a single Paraburkholderia youngii genomic region:
- a CDS encoding plasmid fertility inhibition factor family protein: MQTYIGPSESAVASKAALFKVATDRGHIIMSVDSDQDKNEERAIVEVRRDALLGLWRNWTTTENELVCSSRAPSTPLRRKLAFADEAFMLGRIAPIPLAEVRCRVRPQSIARSTNASSFVQTTTQPYVCVADGIDRMLWLTSTGARCFPVVCLVPEAPLLSRLAGTPRSQWVRVSELLRR; this comes from the coding sequence GTGCAAACTTACATTGGACCATCTGAATCCGCAGTTGCTAGCAAAGCGGCTCTGTTCAAGGTTGCTACCGATCGCGGTCATATCATCATGAGCGTGGACTCCGATCAAGACAAGAACGAAGAGCGCGCAATCGTTGAAGTCCGGCGCGATGCTTTGCTGGGGCTATGGCGGAACTGGACCACAACTGAAAACGAACTCGTCTGCTCGTCTCGTGCACCATCGACCCCGCTGAGAAGAAAGCTTGCGTTCGCCGACGAAGCTTTCATGCTGGGCAGGATCGCCCCTATACCGCTGGCTGAAGTTCGATGCCGGGTGCGTCCGCAATCGATTGCTCGATCGACCAATGCATCGTCCTTTGTTCAAACGACGACCCAGCCGTATGTGTGTGTGGCCGATGGCATCGACCGCATGCTCTGGCTCACTTCGACCGGGGCACGCTGCTTTCCGGTCGTGTGCCTGGTACCCGAGGCTCCGTTGCTTTCCCGGCTGGCCGGCACGCCTCGCAGCCAATGGGTCCGGGTTTCAGAACTATTGCGACGCTGA
- a CDS encoding PqiC family protein, whose amino-acid sequence MSIIVTGCLVACTAPPASKFYTLSPVRITRTSPAVERVAIAFDPVTLPELVDRPQMVVRLEPNRVSIDEFARWAEPLKNQIPRVLAADLEQIIPGAIVSTYPQHADDTAYRVSVDVQTFDLSADGTVKLAVLWSVRAPKLGDRVSGRSVVSGNARGRRYDAFVSAHDRALECVAWDIASATYSMMHP is encoded by the coding sequence TTGTCGATCATCGTAACCGGCTGTCTGGTGGCGTGCACTGCCCCGCCCGCGTCGAAGTTTTACACATTGAGCCCTGTCCGGATTACCCGCACCTCACCGGCCGTCGAACGCGTTGCGATCGCGTTCGATCCGGTTACGCTTCCCGAACTCGTCGATCGACCGCAGATGGTCGTGCGGCTGGAGCCGAACCGGGTGTCGATCGATGAGTTCGCTCGCTGGGCGGAGCCTCTCAAGAACCAGATTCCGCGCGTATTGGCCGCGGATCTTGAGCAGATCATCCCGGGTGCGATCGTATCCACGTACCCGCAACATGCCGACGATACGGCGTACCGAGTTTCGGTTGACGTGCAGACCTTCGATTTGTCGGCGGACGGGACGGTGAAGCTGGCCGTGCTCTGGTCTGTGCGTGCGCCGAAGCTGGGCGATAGAGTAAGCGGACGCTCTGTCGTATCTGGAAATGCTCGAGGTAGGAGGTACGACGCCTTCGTGAGCGCGCACGACAGGGCGCTCGAATGCGTTGCCTGGGACATCGCCTCAGCCACGTATTCGATGATGCATCCGTGA
- a CDS encoding PqiB family protein, whose protein sequence is MPLVALLIAGGLAVQSIMQRGPTITIGFATGDGIEAGKTKIKFKNVDIGVIKSLELSDDHKTVIAHAEMSPNSASMLVDDTRFWVVRPRISGGTVSGITTLISGAHIGMDIGTSQTARRAFAGLESPPVLASGTPGREFVLKSGTIGSLDVGSPVFFRRLQVGRIVSYALDADGAGMTIHVFINAPYDRYVTHDTRFWQASGVDVTLDTTGVKVNTESLVSILIGGLAFETPPDSSDKVEAQAQHAYELFGSRGEAMKRHDAIVDKYVLTFNESVRGLTVGAPVDFRGIVIGEVSAIRVHFDPVRKEFSIPVEVSIFPERLVSREDWQRDAGSTPPERKAFAGYLVSKGLRAQLRTASLLTGQLYVSIDFFPAAPKAAVDWNEKVPQLPTVPGNLQGLQESITTLVAKLNRIPFDGISADLHKTLSDADTLLKIINTDIAPGAKETLSAAREALTSANSALQSDSPLQQQTAETMRELSRAAASIRSLAEFLERHPESLIRGKREDPP, encoded by the coding sequence GTGCCGCTTGTCGCACTCCTGATCGCCGGCGGGCTGGCGGTGCAGTCCATCATGCAAAGAGGCCCGACCATCACGATCGGTTTCGCCACCGGTGACGGAATCGAGGCCGGCAAGACAAAGATCAAGTTCAAGAACGTCGATATCGGCGTGATCAAAAGCCTCGAACTCTCCGACGATCACAAAACCGTGATAGCTCACGCGGAGATGTCTCCCAATTCCGCCAGCATGCTCGTTGACGACACCCGCTTCTGGGTGGTTCGACCGCGCATATCGGGCGGCACGGTATCGGGGATCACCACCTTGATATCCGGCGCTCACATCGGTATGGACATCGGTACTTCGCAGACAGCGCGTCGCGCTTTCGCCGGTCTCGAGTCGCCCCCGGTCCTCGCATCCGGGACACCCGGACGCGAGTTCGTACTGAAGAGCGGCACCATCGGTTCGCTGGACGTCGGCTCGCCGGTTTTCTTCCGGCGGCTCCAGGTCGGCCGGATCGTCTCCTACGCGCTCGACGCCGACGGGGCCGGCATGACCATCCACGTTTTCATCAATGCCCCTTACGACCGGTACGTGACCCATGACACACGTTTCTGGCAGGCGAGCGGCGTCGATGTAACGCTGGACACGACCGGCGTCAAAGTCAACACTGAGTCGCTGGTATCGATCCTGATTGGCGGCCTCGCCTTCGAAACCCCGCCCGATTCGTCCGACAAGGTTGAAGCGCAGGCCCAACATGCCTACGAGCTTTTTGGCAGCCGCGGCGAGGCCATGAAGCGACATGACGCCATCGTCGACAAATACGTGCTGACTTTCAACGAGTCCGTGCGCGGCTTGACCGTGGGTGCGCCGGTCGATTTCCGGGGAATCGTCATCGGCGAGGTGTCGGCGATCCGCGTGCACTTCGATCCGGTCAGGAAGGAATTCAGCATTCCGGTCGAGGTCAGCATCTTTCCCGAACGACTGGTCTCGCGAGAAGACTGGCAAAGAGATGCCGGCAGTACGCCGCCGGAGCGAAAAGCGTTTGCGGGCTACCTCGTGTCGAAGGGATTGCGCGCGCAACTGAGAACAGCGAGTCTGCTCACCGGACAACTTTATGTGTCGATCGATTTCTTCCCGGCTGCGCCCAAAGCGGCCGTCGACTGGAATGAAAAGGTACCGCAATTGCCAACCGTGCCAGGCAACCTGCAGGGCTTACAGGAGTCGATCACGACGCTCGTCGCGAAGCTAAACAGGATTCCGTTTGACGGAATCAGCGCAGATCTGCACAAGACGCTCAGCGATGCGGACACATTGCTGAAAATCATCAATACCGATATTGCGCCTGGGGCAAAAGAAACGCTGAGCGCGGCTCGTGAGGCGCTGACCTCCGCGAACAGTGCGCTGCAAAGCGACTCGCCGTTACAGCAGCAGACGGCCGAAACAATGCGTGAATTATCGCGCGCTGCGGCGTCGATCCGCTCGCTCGCGGAATTCCTCGAACGTCATCCGGAATCGCTGATCCGTGGCAAGCGGGAGGATCCGCCATGA
- a CDS encoding paraquat-inducible protein A, giving the protein MLSACRECDFLQAVTRLPDGGAARCARCGAVLYKSSPATSGRALAFTLAAAVLFAIANCFPIFGFRLHETLVETTLLGAASSLYAEGMWPIAGLVIVTTLLMPALNIAAMIYLLLPLHLGRIPQRPEQALRVLRHVAPWAMIEVLVLAMLVALVKLQHIADVVPGVGIAAFVALMVLLAAATAAFSSPEIWARIESSPAHVGISPAGWSTSTGTTAARVGLASCQLCGLLSKPLAPDHPGTCPRCGSVLHLRKPDSLARTWAFLLTAMVLYIPAVLLPVMMTSTLFGAQSDTILSGVVFLWSSGSRLLAVIVFIASILVPVLKILSLVFLAWTTQARSPLIPGRRTRIYRLIEFVGRWSMLDIYVISILAAFVQFGEIATIDAGPGAIAFGAVVVLTMFAALSFDPRLIWDAVEPESE; this is encoded by the coding sequence ATGTTGAGTGCCTGTCGCGAATGCGACTTTCTTCAAGCGGTCACGCGACTCCCGGATGGCGGTGCGGCGCGTTGTGCACGTTGTGGCGCGGTTCTCTACAAAAGCTCGCCTGCCACATCCGGTCGCGCGCTGGCGTTCACGCTCGCTGCCGCCGTCCTGTTTGCGATCGCCAACTGCTTTCCGATATTCGGGTTCCGGCTTCACGAGACGCTCGTTGAAACCACACTTCTCGGAGCCGCTTCGTCGCTCTACGCAGAGGGCATGTGGCCCATCGCAGGCCTGGTTATCGTGACGACGCTGTTGATGCCAGCACTCAACATTGCCGCAATGATCTATCTGCTTCTCCCGTTGCATCTCGGCCGAATTCCGCAACGGCCGGAACAAGCGCTGCGGGTGCTGCGACACGTCGCCCCTTGGGCAATGATCGAGGTGCTCGTGCTTGCCATGCTCGTTGCGCTCGTCAAACTCCAGCACATCGCAGACGTCGTCCCGGGAGTCGGAATCGCTGCATTCGTCGCGCTGATGGTGTTGCTGGCCGCCGCAACCGCTGCTTTCTCCAGCCCTGAGATCTGGGCGCGTATCGAGTCTTCCCCGGCGCACGTCGGCATTTCACCCGCTGGGTGGAGCACTTCCACCGGGACCACGGCGGCACGGGTCGGTCTGGCCTCCTGTCAACTTTGCGGCCTGCTCTCAAAGCCGCTCGCGCCTGACCACCCCGGAACCTGCCCGCGTTGCGGCTCGGTACTGCATCTGCGCAAGCCCGACAGTCTCGCTCGCACGTGGGCATTTCTATTGACCGCCATGGTTCTCTACATACCGGCCGTTCTGCTCCCGGTCATGATGACAAGTACTTTGTTCGGCGCTCAATCGGACACGATCCTCAGCGGCGTTGTCTTTCTGTGGAGCTCCGGATCGCGGCTGCTCGCCGTGATCGTATTCATCGCAAGTATCCTGGTGCCCGTGCTCAAAATCCTGTCGTTGGTTTTTCTCGCCTGGACCACCCAGGCAAGATCTCCGCTCATTCCTGGCAGGCGAACCCGGATCTATCGGCTGATCGAGTTCGTGGGCCGCTGGTCAATGCTCGACATCTACGTCATCTCGATTCTGGCGGCTTTCGTGCAATTCGGCGAAATTGCGACGATCGATGCGGGACCCGGTGCGATCGCGTTCGGGGCGGTGGTCGTGCTGACGATGTTTGCCGCATTGTCGTTCGACCCGCGACTCATCTGGGACGCCGTGGAGCCCGAAAGTGAATAA
- a CDS encoding DUF3313 domain-containing protein, which translates to MFTHKLVPLLISVTAALSLAACAGVQPVAYTAISSSSQLKQNRDGDSGKVPYKYAAPVNWSRYIQVMLEPVAVYQGTDNQFGDVKNEDRTELANYMAETFAKKLAKRFDTAKQAGPNALRIKLTLTGAEKTTPIVGQVMHFDIAGNLYNGVQAVRGGQGAFGGSVSYAVEIYDGSSGKLLKAYVSKQYPNAMNLPAAFGSLSAARTGLDKGADALVDQLH; encoded by the coding sequence ATGTTCACGCACAAGCTCGTCCCGCTTCTTATTTCGGTCACGGCCGCGTTATCTCTCGCGGCGTGCGCTGGTGTGCAGCCTGTCGCCTACACGGCTATTTCATCGTCGTCGCAATTGAAGCAAAACCGCGATGGCGATTCGGGCAAGGTGCCCTACAAATACGCGGCGCCTGTCAACTGGTCGCGGTACATCCAAGTCATGCTGGAACCCGTCGCCGTGTACCAGGGCACCGACAACCAGTTCGGCGACGTGAAGAACGAGGACCGGACCGAGTTGGCCAATTACATGGCGGAGACTTTCGCGAAGAAACTGGCCAAACGGTTCGACACTGCGAAGCAGGCCGGCCCGAACGCGCTGCGAATCAAGCTCACGCTGACCGGTGCGGAAAAAACGACACCGATCGTCGGTCAGGTCATGCATTTCGACATTGCCGGCAATCTCTATAACGGTGTTCAGGCGGTCCGTGGGGGACAGGGCGCATTCGGCGGGTCGGTTTCCTATGCTGTGGAAATCTATGACGGCAGCAGCGGGAAACTGCTGAAAGCCTACGTCTCGAAGCAGTACCCGAACGCAATGAATCTCCCGGCCGCTTTCGGTTCTCTCAGCGCCGCCAGGACGGGCCTTGACAAGGGCGCCGATGCGCTCGTGGATCAACTCCACTGA
- a CDS encoding TetR/AcrR family transcriptional regulator, with protein MDNQTRSEISRKKAIDAALVILTREGVGGLTFDSLSRESGISKGGLLHQFRTRQGVLGALLEYQRQQFEQIARDYVAKEGASKAEPTLAAQIAIYRESVNQPHSVARAVLAAIIESPNLLDGMKTSDEAKMKALHDEAADADLSLLRYFAASGLAFHSLLGMSPLDDTVRNRLFDRLLDEEKWHGPRAQGKGRKRSAG; from the coding sequence ATGGACAACCAGACCCGCTCGGAGATATCCCGCAAGAAAGCAATTGATGCCGCTCTCGTCATCCTGACCCGGGAAGGAGTGGGCGGACTGACGTTCGATTCCTTGTCGCGCGAAAGCGGCATCAGCAAGGGCGGACTGTTGCATCAATTCCGCACCAGGCAAGGCGTGCTTGGTGCGTTACTCGAGTATCAGCGGCAACAGTTCGAGCAGATTGCTCGTGACTATGTGGCAAAGGAGGGCGCGTCGAAAGCCGAACCGACCTTGGCGGCCCAGATCGCCATTTACCGGGAGTCGGTCAATCAGCCGCACTCCGTCGCACGGGCCGTGCTTGCGGCGATTATCGAGAGCCCGAACCTGCTGGACGGAATGAAGACGTCGGACGAAGCGAAAATGAAGGCGTTGCACGACGAGGCGGCAGACGCGGATTTGTCGTTGCTGCGCTACTTTGCCGCCAGTGGCCTCGCGTTTCACTCGCTGCTGGGCATGTCGCCCCTGGATGATACGGTCCGTAATCGTCTATTCGATCGGCTTCTTGACGAAGAAAAATGGCACGGTCCTCGCGCGCAAGGAAAAGGTCGCAAACGATCTGCCGGATGA
- a CDS encoding response regulator, whose amino-acid sequence MSHFATPVAQTGTILIVDDTPGNLGVVVDSLEARGIRVLVALDGIEALERAVFSQPDVILLDVKMPGIDGFETCRRLKLDERTRDIPVLFMTSLTGNEDRVEGFLAGGVDYVTKPLRVDEMVARVGVHLELRVMHKRVLAQNRQLLAEVAMRKETEAALSQARDDLERRVALRTEELARANACLQASEARFRAIVETSPVPLCITSMPDGHILYTNQPLRELFGMDERLSANIADFYADRGERERLIEHLRKEGSLRDREIQFRRADGTRFWAMATARVATYDDAPAIYVGLNDITGRKQMEQELVESREQQRELSAYMEAIREEERKRIAMEIHDELGQLLTALKMDVSLLKMRIAHDAEASKKADDMRQLVEGTISMVRNVASHLRPAALNFGIVSALEWLVEEFNRRHAIACELRIEGGDPALSDAHATALFRIAQASLTNVARHADATHVEVTLVSTAAELLLQVRDDGRGFDQQVVRRDYSYGLLGMNERARLIGGSLSIDSAPGAGTMVSIHIPLDAVGR is encoded by the coding sequence ATGAGCCATTTCGCCACCCCGGTCGCGCAGACCGGCACTATTCTGATAGTCGACGATACGCCGGGCAATCTCGGCGTAGTTGTCGACAGTCTCGAAGCGCGAGGCATACGCGTGCTGGTGGCGCTCGACGGTATCGAAGCGTTGGAGCGCGCGGTCTTCTCGCAGCCCGATGTGATCCTGCTCGACGTGAAGATGCCGGGCATCGACGGCTTCGAGACCTGTCGACGCCTCAAGCTCGATGAGCGCACGCGTGATATTCCCGTCCTGTTCATGACCTCGCTGACGGGCAACGAGGACCGCGTCGAAGGTTTTCTTGCAGGTGGCGTCGACTATGTGACCAAGCCGTTGCGCGTCGACGAGATGGTCGCGCGCGTCGGCGTGCATCTCGAGCTGCGGGTGATGCATAAGCGGGTTCTCGCGCAAAACCGGCAACTGCTGGCGGAAGTGGCCATGCGCAAGGAAACGGAGGCTGCGTTATCGCAAGCGCGCGACGATCTCGAGCGGCGTGTCGCGTTGCGTACGGAAGAACTGGCGCGCGCGAACGCGTGCTTGCAGGCAAGCGAGGCCCGCTTTCGCGCGATTGTCGAAACGAGCCCGGTGCCGCTGTGCATCACCTCGATGCCTGACGGGCACATCCTGTACACGAATCAGCCGCTGCGCGAACTCTTCGGCATGGACGAACGCTTGTCCGCCAATATCGCGGATTTCTACGCCGACCGCGGGGAGCGCGAGCGTCTGATCGAGCATCTGCGCAAGGAGGGCAGCTTGCGCGATAGGGAGATACAGTTCCGGCGTGCGGACGGTACACGGTTCTGGGCGATGGCGACGGCGCGCGTCGCGACTTATGACGATGCTCCCGCGATCTATGTCGGCCTGAACGACATTACGGGTCGCAAGCAGATGGAACAGGAACTCGTCGAATCACGCGAGCAGCAGCGCGAACTGTCCGCGTATATGGAGGCGATCCGCGAGGAAGAGAGAAAGCGCATTGCGATGGAGATTCACGACGAACTGGGCCAATTGCTGACTGCGCTCAAGATGGACGTGTCGTTGCTCAAGATGCGCATAGCGCACGACGCGGAAGCGTCGAAGAAAGCCGATGATATGCGGCAACTGGTCGAAGGCACGATCTCGATGGTGCGCAATGTCGCGAGCCATTTGCGGCCTGCCGCGCTCAACTTCGGAATCGTGTCTGCGCTCGAATGGCTTGTCGAGGAGTTCAACCGCCGCCATGCGATTGCGTGTGAATTGCGCATCGAAGGCGGCGACCCCGCGTTGTCCGACGCCCATGCGACGGCCCTGTTTCGCATCGCACAGGCGTCGCTGACGAACGTCGCGCGGCACGCCGACGCCACACATGTCGAGGTGACGCTTGTTTCGACAGCGGCGGAGCTCCTGCTGCAGGTGCGTGACGACGGCCGAGGCTTCGATCAGCAAGTCGTGAGGCGCGACTATTCATATGGCCTGCTCGGCATGAACGAGCGCGCGCGGCTGATCGGCGGATCGCTTTCAATCGACAGCGCGCCCGGCGCGGGCACCATGGTTTCGATTCACATTCCGCTCGATGCTGTTGGAAGGTAA
- a CDS encoding ATP-binding protein codes for MKLPFPQSLTAQFALVASCLAALVVVIGATSIYSLATSAYSIRQLAEQRLARLVDAQDLVQHTLTIERLALQLSSDDTVEAVRETHRQVLEQLASFDGLVSRLASATTSEDPGVDPLTLYRSSQRFRNIVNIEAQVRETALARRGASASVQPAGVSLASLDADLRGAADALAAAAHRQSDDLTSEYREAVQDLAARADRTRKWVAGGLAVSLLLTWLIAREFLGRHVVARLRRVSHFLRHGDAGNAQAGVPVHGGDEIADMARAVEQFLEDRRQRRQAEQALKELNAGLEARVAQRTAELSTALAGQAAEIAERQHAEDALRESENFLNSIIENIPDMVFVKEAETFHFVRLNKATEQLLGYRREEFLGRSVHDLFPVDEANFFALKDREVLESRQMIDIPEEPVHTRHGLRLVHTMKIPIVDVRGEPRFLLGISRDITEQKHAEAELRRYREHLEDMIRERTAELAVAKERADAANQAKSQFLAHMSHELRTPLNGILGYAQILKRDTTLDQHQLDGLAVIQRSGEHLLTLIDDILDIAKIEAGRMELNLSDVPLEQFVSFIAETIRVKATEKGLAFVCEMPPDLPACVRADEIRLRQALLNLLSNAIRFTEQGSVRLRVAFTPPTRLCFEVRDTGIGIDQGRLEEIFSPFEQVSEDHHRFGGTGLGLAISRQLVRLMGGEIHVESRRDIGSAFSIELDVEVVAPCAAVATPERIVSGYRGPRKTILVVDDVAENRAVMVDMLGPLGFDMAQAGNGSEAMEKIESLHPALVLMDVVMPGTDGLEATRRLRQMAEFRDLPIVAVSARASRTDAAQSLEAGANAFLAKPIDFGQLLSVVAALLNVEWIDAASEAQVTEAGPSAVPAVAPLPDDLKAPPPEEIQALHYLARLGDMRAIAQHAQHLTELDERYRPFADHLLRLAKAYRSKSILNFVEQYLEGR; via the coding sequence GTGAAACTGCCATTCCCACAATCGCTGACCGCTCAGTTTGCGCTCGTCGCCTCGTGCCTTGCCGCGCTGGTGGTCGTGATCGGCGCCACGTCGATCTACTCGTTGGCCACTTCGGCCTACTCGATCCGTCAGCTGGCCGAACAGCGGCTCGCCCGCCTCGTGGATGCGCAGGATCTCGTGCAGCACACGCTGACGATCGAACGCCTCGCCTTGCAGCTGTCTAGCGACGATACGGTTGAAGCCGTGCGCGAGACGCATCGGCAGGTGCTCGAACAGTTGGCATCCTTCGACGGCCTGGTTAGCCGGCTGGCCTCGGCGACCACGAGCGAAGACCCAGGTGTCGACCCGCTGACACTTTATCGGTCGAGCCAACGCTTTCGCAACATCGTCAACATCGAGGCGCAGGTGCGCGAGACCGCGCTCGCCCGCCGGGGTGCCTCGGCGTCGGTGCAACCGGCAGGCGTGTCGCTGGCCAGCCTCGACGCGGATCTGCGCGGCGCGGCCGACGCGCTCGCCGCCGCGGCGCACCGGCAGTCGGATGATTTGACGAGCGAATACCGCGAAGCAGTCCAGGATCTGGCCGCTCGCGCAGATCGCACCCGTAAATGGGTGGCAGGCGGACTCGCTGTCAGCCTGTTGCTCACCTGGCTAATCGCCCGCGAATTCCTCGGGCGCCATGTGGTGGCGCGCCTGCGCCGCGTCAGCCATTTTCTGCGACATGGCGATGCCGGGAACGCGCAAGCTGGCGTCCCCGTGCACGGCGGCGACGAGATTGCCGATATGGCGCGTGCTGTCGAGCAGTTCCTCGAAGACCGACGCCAACGCCGCCAGGCCGAGCAGGCGCTAAAAGAGCTCAACGCCGGACTCGAGGCACGCGTCGCCCAGCGGACGGCGGAACTCAGTACGGCGCTCGCGGGTCAGGCCGCCGAAATCGCCGAACGTCAGCACGCCGAAGATGCGCTTCGGGAAAGCGAGAACTTTCTTAACAGCATCATCGAAAACATCCCGGACATGGTCTTCGTCAAGGAGGCCGAGACCTTCCATTTCGTGCGCTTGAACAAGGCGACGGAGCAACTTCTCGGCTACCGGCGCGAGGAGTTCCTCGGCCGCTCCGTCCACGACCTGTTTCCCGTCGACGAGGCCAATTTCTTCGCGCTGAAGGATCGCGAGGTGCTGGAGTCGCGGCAAATGATCGACATACCGGAGGAGCCGGTTCATACGCGCCATGGACTTCGCCTCGTGCACACGATGAAGATCCCGATCGTCGATGTGCGCGGCGAGCCCCGGTTCCTGCTCGGTATCTCGCGTGATATCACGGAGCAAAAGCATGCCGAAGCGGAGTTGCGGCGCTATCGCGAGCACCTCGAAGACATGATTCGCGAGCGGACAGCGGAACTAGCCGTTGCCAAGGAGCGTGCCGATGCGGCCAATCAGGCGAAGAGTCAGTTTCTGGCACACATGAGCCACGAACTGCGCACGCCACTCAACGGAATTCTTGGGTACGCGCAAATCCTCAAGCGCGACACGACCCTCGATCAGCACCAGCTCGACGGACTTGCAGTGATCCAGCGCAGCGGCGAACACCTGCTTACGCTCATCGACGACATCCTGGATATCGCCAAAATCGAGGCCGGGAGAATGGAACTCAATCTGTCCGACGTCCCGCTCGAACAGTTCGTCTCTTTTATCGCCGAGACGATACGGGTGAAGGCTACGGAAAAAGGTCTGGCCTTCGTTTGCGAGATGCCGCCGGATCTGCCCGCGTGTGTGCGGGCGGACGAAATACGGTTACGCCAGGCGCTGCTCAACCTGCTGTCGAACGCGATCAGATTTACCGAGCAGGGAAGCGTGCGTCTGCGCGTCGCTTTCACACCGCCGACGCGACTATGTTTTGAAGTCCGCGACACCGGCATCGGCATAGATCAAGGGCGTCTGGAGGAAATCTTCAGTCCTTTCGAGCAGGTCAGCGAGGACCATCATCGCTTTGGCGGTACGGGCCTCGGGCTAGCCATTAGCCGGCAACTCGTGCGCCTGATGGGAGGCGAGATCCATGTCGAAAGTCGCCGCGATATAGGCAGCGCCTTTTCGATCGAGCTGGACGTCGAGGTGGTAGCGCCTTGCGCCGCTGTCGCCACGCCCGAACGGATCGTGAGCGGCTACAGAGGGCCGCGCAAGACTATCCTCGTTGTGGATGACGTGGCGGAGAACCGTGCCGTGATGGTCGATATGCTCGGTCCGCTCGGATTCGACATGGCGCAGGCGGGTAATGGATCTGAAGCAATGGAGAAAATCGAATCCCTGCATCCTGCGCTCGTCCTGATGGACGTGGTCATGCCCGGGACGGACGGCCTCGAAGCCACGCGTCGCTTGCGCCAGATGGCCGAGTTCCGGGACCTCCCGATCGTCGCAGTCTCCGCACGCGCGTCGAGAACCGATGCGGCGCAAAGTCTGGAGGCCGGCGCAAATGCCTTTCTGGCCAAACCGATCGACTTCGGCCAGCTATTGTCCGTCGTCGCGGCGCTCCTGAATGTCGAGTGGATCGATGCAGCTTCAGAGGCGCAAGTCACTGAAGCGGGACCATCTGCTGTACCCGCCGTCGCGCCTCTTCCCGACGACTTGAAGGCGCCCCCGCCGGAGGAAATTCAAGCGCTGCATTACCTCGCGCGACTCGGCGATATGCGTGCCATTGCGCAACACGCGCAACACTTGACCGAGCTCGACGAGCGCTATCGACCCTTCGCGGACCACCTCCTCAGGTTGGCGAAGGCTTACCGGTCCAAGTCGATTCTCAATTTCGTCGAGCAATATCTGGAAGGAAGATAA
- a CDS encoding substrate-binding domain-containing protein: protein MRGFLLALALACACELSAATAQDLLPAPSTSAPVAATDFLAMAKRVVDAASRPAAPWSGPRNGPRAQSGKHIAVVAEDLRNGGILGVVDGVLEAAKVIGWRVRIFDSGGTAELRLKMLANALAGRPDGLILAGGDAHALLPALRQFADSNIPIVGWHVAARAGPVPGTPVAMNVSTDPLEVARVTALAAVVQSAGHAGVVIFSDTGFRIAQEKADAMAAVVRKCSGCTLLEVRDVAISRSEKLVPEATRALLARYGPRWTCALGINDIYFDYAVPVLTQAGIPNAAMIMLSAGDGSESAFLRIRTGTFQTGTVAEPLNLHGWQLVDELNRLFAGEGVTGYVSPVHLVTADNIAADGGDHLLYDPDNGYRDIYRRIWQRP from the coding sequence ATGAGAGGCTTCCTTCTGGCATTGGCATTGGCATGCGCGTGCGAGCTGTCGGCGGCCACGGCGCAGGATTTATTACCTGCCCCTTCGACTTCAGCGCCGGTCGCCGCGACGGACTTTCTGGCCATGGCGAAGCGAGTGGTCGACGCCGCTTCGCGACCCGCTGCGCCCTGGAGCGGGCCGCGCAATGGCCCGCGCGCGCAATCCGGAAAGCATATCGCCGTGGTCGCCGAGGATTTGCGCAACGGCGGCATCCTCGGGGTGGTCGATGGTGTGCTGGAGGCGGCCAAGGTCATAGGCTGGCGCGTCAGGATCTTCGATTCCGGCGGTACGGCCGAGCTCCGTCTGAAGATGCTCGCGAATGCGCTGGCAGGCCGCCCCGACGGTCTGATCCTCGCCGGGGGCGACGCACATGCGCTGCTCCCCGCACTGCGGCAGTTTGCCGACAGCAACATCCCGATCGTCGGCTGGCACGTGGCGGCGCGGGCCGGACCCGTGCCAGGCACGCCCGTCGCGATGAACGTCTCGACGGATCCGCTCGAGGTTGCACGGGTGACCGCGCTCGCGGCCGTCGTGCAGTCTGCCGGACATGCGGGCGTCGTCATCTTCTCCGATACCGGTTTCCGGATCGCACAGGAAAAGGCGGACGCAATGGCTGCTGTCGTTCGCAAGTGCAGTGGCTGTACCCTGCTTGAAGTGCGCGACGTGGCGATCTCGCGCAGCGAGAAGCTGGTGCCAGAAGCGACACGTGCCCTGCTCGCGCGTTACGGCCCGCGCTGGACCTGTGCGCTGGGGATAAACGACATCTACTTCGACTACGCCGTGCCGGTATTGACGCAGGCGGGAATACCAAACGCCGCAATGATCATGCTGTCGGCCGGCGACGGCAGCGAGTCCGCCTTCCTGCGCATCCGCACGGGTACGTTCCAGACGGGGACCGTCGCCGAACCCCTGAATCTGCACGGCTGGCAGTTGGTCGACGAACTGAACCGGCTTTTCGCCGGAGAAGGCGTAACGGGTTACGTGAGCCCCGTGCATCTCGTCACGGCGGACAACATCGCCGCTGACGGCGGCGATCACCTGCTCTACGATCCTGACAACGGCTATCGCGACATTTATCGTAGGATCTGGCAACGCCCGTGA